One Streptomyces sp. V4I8 genomic window carries:
- a CDS encoding fumarylacetoacetate hydrolase family protein, with protein MRIARFSIDGNVAFGAVEGDRPDELVLDIIKGIPFADFELSGTKVPLSKVRLLPPVLPNKVVAFGRNYAEHAKELGNEVPDAPFAFFKPSTSVIGPGDEIQYPSFTEDLHHEAELAVVIGRMCREVPRERVKDVIFGFTCANDITARDVQKREKQWARAKGFDSSCPLGPWVETDLDLAKASDLTIQLTVNGEQRQLGRTSEMIHPIEDLIVNISEAMTLLPGDVILTGTPAGVGPLTVGDEVAVTIEGIGTLTNKVVKRG; from the coding sequence GTGCGCATCGCCAGATTCTCCATCGACGGGAACGTCGCCTTCGGCGCGGTCGAGGGCGACAGGCCGGACGAGCTCGTCCTCGACATCATCAAGGGCATCCCGTTCGCGGACTTCGAGCTCTCCGGCACGAAGGTCCCGCTGAGCAAGGTCCGGCTGCTGCCCCCCGTGCTCCCCAACAAGGTCGTGGCCTTCGGCCGCAACTACGCGGAGCACGCGAAGGAACTGGGCAACGAGGTACCGGACGCGCCCTTCGCCTTCTTCAAGCCCTCCACCTCGGTGATCGGCCCCGGTGACGAGATCCAGTACCCCTCCTTCACCGAGGACCTCCACCACGAGGCCGAACTGGCCGTCGTCATCGGCCGCATGTGCCGCGAGGTCCCGCGCGAGCGCGTCAAGGACGTGATCTTCGGCTTCACCTGCGCCAACGACATCACCGCCCGTGACGTCCAGAAGCGCGAGAAGCAGTGGGCCCGGGCCAAGGGCTTCGACTCCTCCTGCCCGCTGGGCCCCTGGGTGGAGACGGACCTGGACCTCGCCAAGGCGTCCGACCTGACCATCCAGCTCACCGTCAACGGCGAACAACGCCAGCTCGGCCGCACCAGCGAGATGATCCACCCGATCGAGGATCTGATCGTCAACATCTCCGAGGCCATGACGCTGCTCCCCGGCGACGTGATCCTCACGGGCACCCCGGCAGGCGTCGGGCCGCTCACCGTCGGCGACGAGGTCGCCGTCACCATCGAAGGCATCGGCACTCTCACCAACAAGGTTGTCAAGCGTGGCTAG
- the gltX gene encoding glutamate--tRNA ligase — MSSVASAPVRVRFCPSPTGNPHVGLVRTALFNWAFARHHQGTLVFRIEDTDAARDSEESYGQLLDSMRWLGFDWDEGPEVGGPHAPYRQSQRMDLYKEVAAKLLDGGHAYHCYCSQEELDTRREAARAAGKPSGYDGHCRDLTDAQVEEYKAQGREPIVRFRMPDETITFTDVVRGELTFTPENVPDYGIVRANGAPLYTLVNPVDDALMEITHVLRGEDLLSSTPRQIALYKALMELGIAKGIPEFGHLPYVMGEGNKKLSKRDPQSSLNLYRERGFLPEGLLNYLSLLGWSLSADQDIFTMDEMVAAFDVTDVQPNPARFDLKKCESINGDHIRLLEAKDFTERCRPWLQAPFAPWAPEAFDEVKWQAIAPHAQTRLKVLSEITDNVDFLFLPEPVQDEASWTKAMKEGSDALLRTAREKLDVADWTSPESLKEAVLAAGEAHGLKLGKAQAPVRVAVTGRTVGLPLFESLEVLGKEKTLARIDAALAKLAA, encoded by the coding sequence TTGTCAAGCGTGGCTAGCGCACCCGTCCGCGTACGTTTCTGCCCCTCGCCCACCGGTAACCCCCATGTGGGCCTGGTCCGCACCGCCCTGTTCAACTGGGCGTTCGCCCGGCACCACCAGGGCACGCTCGTCTTCCGCATCGAGGACACCGACGCGGCCCGCGACTCCGAGGAGTCCTACGGCCAGCTGCTCGACTCGATGCGCTGGCTGGGCTTCGACTGGGACGAGGGCCCCGAGGTCGGCGGCCCGCACGCGCCGTACCGCCAGTCGCAGCGCATGGACCTCTACAAGGAGGTCGCGGCCAAGCTCCTGGACGGCGGTCACGCGTACCACTGCTACTGCTCCCAGGAGGAGCTGGACACCCGCCGCGAGGCCGCCCGCGCCGCCGGCAAGCCCTCCGGCTACGACGGCCACTGCCGCGACCTGACCGACGCGCAGGTCGAGGAGTACAAGGCGCAGGGCCGCGAGCCGATCGTGCGCTTCCGCATGCCCGACGAGACGATCACCTTCACGGACGTGGTCCGAGGTGAGCTGACCTTCACTCCGGAGAACGTCCCGGACTACGGCATTGTCCGCGCGAACGGCGCCCCGCTGTACACGCTGGTGAACCCGGTCGACGACGCCCTGATGGAGATCACCCACGTCCTGCGCGGCGAGGACCTGCTCTCCTCGACGCCCCGTCAGATCGCCCTGTACAAGGCGCTGATGGAGCTGGGCATCGCCAAGGGCATCCCCGAGTTCGGCCACCTGCCGTACGTGATGGGCGAGGGCAACAAGAAGCTCTCCAAGCGCGACCCCCAGTCGTCGCTGAACCTCTACCGCGAGCGCGGCTTCCTCCCCGAGGGCCTCCTCAACTACCTCTCCCTGCTGGGCTGGTCGCTCTCCGCCGACCAGGACATCTTCACGATGGACGAGATGGTCGCGGCCTTCGACGTCACGGACGTGCAGCCCAACCCGGCCCGCTTCGACCTGAAGAAGTGCGAGTCGATCAACGGCGACCACATCCGCCTGCTCGAGGCGAAGGACTTCACCGAGCGCTGCCGCCCCTGGCTCCAGGCCCCGTTCGCCCCCTGGGCCCCGGAGGCCTTCGACGAGGTGAAGTGGCAGGCGATCGCCCCGCACGCCCAGACCCGTCTGAAGGTGCTCTCGGAGATCACGGACAACGTCGACTTCCTGTTCCTGCCGGAGCCGGTGCAGGACGAGGCGAGCTGGACCAAGGCCATGAAGGAGGGCTCCGACGCTCTCCTGCGCACGGCCCGCGAGAAGCTGGACGTGGCCGACTGGACCTCCCCGGAGTCGCTGAAGGAGGCCGTCCTGGCCGCGGGCGAGGCCCACGGCCTCAAGCTCGGCAAGGCCCAGGCCCCCGTCCGCGTGGCCGTCACCGGCCGCACGGTCGGTCTGCCCCTCTTCGAGTCCCTGGAGGTCCTGGGCAAGGAGAAGACTCTGGCCCGGATCGACGCGGCGCTGGCGAAGCTGGCCGCGTAG
- a CDS encoding HAD family hydrolase, whose translation MSIRAVVWDVDDTLFDYTTADRAGMRAHLTAEGLLDAYGSVEQALVRWREVTDRQWARFSVGEVTFQGQRRDRVRVFLGAELTDGEADAWFERYIAHYETAWALFPDVLPVLDALAASHRHAVLSNSSIHVQDRKLRVLGVHDRFEAILCAAELGVSKPDAGAFHAACAALELVPHQVAYVGDHPEIDGRGAAEAGLLSVWIDRDGVYTSADAPGGPHRIASLAELPALLGADTRFGAPSTFG comes from the coding sequence ATGAGCATTCGCGCCGTGGTCTGGGACGTGGACGACACCCTCTTCGACTACACCACGGCGGACCGCGCCGGAATGCGCGCCCATCTGACGGCCGAGGGCCTGCTCGACGCGTACGGCAGCGTCGAGCAGGCCCTCGTGCGCTGGCGGGAGGTCACCGATCGGCAGTGGGCGCGGTTCTCGGTGGGCGAGGTCACCTTCCAGGGGCAGCGCCGGGACCGGGTGCGGGTGTTTCTCGGTGCGGAACTGACCGACGGCGAGGCCGATGCCTGGTTCGAGCGGTACATCGCGCACTACGAGACCGCCTGGGCCCTCTTCCCGGACGTCCTGCCCGTCCTGGACGCCCTCGCGGCCAGCCATCGGCACGCGGTGCTGTCCAACTCCAGCATCCACGTCCAGGACCGCAAGCTGCGCGTGCTCGGTGTGCACGACCGCTTCGAGGCCATCCTGTGCGCCGCCGAGCTCGGCGTCTCCAAGCCGGACGCCGGCGCCTTCCACGCCGCCTGCGCCGCCCTGGAGCTCGTCCCGCACCAGGTGGCGTACGTCGGCGATCACCCGGAGATCGACGGACGGGGTGCCGCGGAGGCCGGGCTGCTGTCGGTCTGGATCGACCGTGACGGCGTGTACACCAGCGCTGACGCCCCCGGCGGACCGCACCGGATCGCCTCCCTGGCCGAACTCCCCGCGCTCCTCGGCGCCGATACCCGTTTTGGAGCCCCGTCCACCTTCGGGTAA
- a CDS encoding MerR family transcriptional regulator: protein MRLAELSERSGVPVATIKYYLRESLLAPGRQINARTAEYDEEHLRRLRLVRAMIQVGRVPVATVREVLGHVDDDALPRTIRLGAALWALPQVPEPDEDDEYVRAAHDVADELLESLGWSNAKALVTISPSYRSLVVAVAALRRLGYDWDPQLLLAYARLMHGAAVLDLDFVETHATEAEKVETAVLGAILVEPMLQALHRLAQEEESARRYGFGDKE, encoded by the coding sequence ATGCGGCTGGCGGAGCTGAGCGAGCGCAGCGGGGTGCCCGTCGCGACGATCAAGTACTACCTGCGCGAAAGCCTGTTGGCCCCCGGCCGCCAGATCAACGCCCGCACCGCCGAGTACGACGAGGAGCATCTGCGCCGGCTGCGTCTGGTGCGCGCGATGATCCAGGTCGGGCGGGTACCGGTGGCGACGGTCCGGGAGGTGCTCGGGCATGTCGACGATGACGCCCTGCCCCGGACGATCCGCCTGGGCGCCGCCCTGTGGGCGCTGCCGCAGGTCCCGGAGCCGGACGAGGACGACGAGTACGTCCGGGCCGCGCACGACGTGGCCGATGAACTGCTGGAGTCCCTGGGCTGGTCGAACGCCAAGGCGCTGGTCACGATCTCGCCGTCGTACCGTTCGCTGGTGGTGGCGGTGGCCGCGCTCAGACGGCTCGGTTACGACTGGGACCCTCAACTGCTGCTGGCGTACGCCCGGTTGATGCATGGCGCGGCGGTCCTCGACCTGGACTTCGTCGAGACCCACGCGACGGAGGCCGAGAAGGTGGAGACGGCTGTCCTGGGGGCGATCCTCGTCGAGCCGATGCTGCAGGCCCTGCACCGGCTGGCCCAGGAGGAGGAGTCGGCGCGCCGGTACGGCTTCGGCGACAAGGAATGA
- a CDS encoding DUF4188 domain-containing protein: MFAKPLLGRTTADAEGDVVVLLIGMRINHFWAVHQWLPVMLSMFRMLGELARDADRGLLGRVLLTASPRTYYVVQYWESKEKLYAYAASPDMFHHRVWGIVNRKERAGKVRGHVGLWHEAYVVPEGSYESIYADMPAFGLAAAHGQVPVERRGRYAKDRFAHRAAAGVAEEAG, from the coding sequence ATGTTCGCGAAGCCGCTGCTGGGTCGTACGACCGCGGATGCCGAGGGCGATGTGGTGGTCCTGCTCATCGGGATGCGGATCAATCACTTCTGGGCGGTGCACCAGTGGCTGCCGGTCATGCTGTCGATGTTCCGCATGCTTGGGGAGCTTGCGCGGGACGCTGACCGGGGGCTGCTGGGGCGCGTCCTGCTGACGGCCTCGCCGCGGACGTACTACGTCGTCCAGTACTGGGAGTCCAAGGAGAAGCTGTACGCGTACGCCGCCTCGCCGGACATGTTCCATCACCGGGTGTGGGGGATCGTCAACCGCAAGGAGCGGGCGGGGAAGGTGCGGGGCCACGTGGGGTTGTGGCACGAGGCGTACGTGGTGCCCGAGGGGTCGTACGAGTCGATCTACGCGGACATGCCGGCGTTCGGCCTGGCGGCGGCGCATGGGCAGGTACCGGTGGAGCGACGGGGCCGGTATGCGAAGGACCGGTTCGCGCACCGGGCGGCGGCCGGGGTGGCAGAAGAAGCCGGGTGA
- the ndgR gene encoding IclR family transcriptional regulator NdgR: MDNSSGVGVLDKAALVLSALESGPATLAGLVSATGLARPTAHRLAVALEHHRMVARDMQGRFILGPRLAELAAAAGEDRLLATAGPVLTHLRDVTGESAQLYRRQGDMRICVAAAERLSGLRDTVPVGSTLTMKAGSSAQILMAWEEPERLHRGLQGARFTATALSGVRRRGWAQSIGEREPGVASVSAPVRGPSNRVVAAVSVSGPIERLTRHPGRMHAQAVIDAAGRLSEALRRTG, translated from the coding sequence ATGGACAACAGTAGCGGCGTCGGCGTTCTGGACAAGGCAGCCCTTGTCCTGAGCGCCCTGGAGTCCGGTCCGGCCACCCTCGCAGGGCTCGTCTCGGCCACCGGATTGGCACGACCCACGGCACATCGACTGGCCGTGGCTCTGGAACACCACCGCATGGTGGCGCGTGACATGCAGGGCCGGTTCATTCTCGGCCCTCGGCTCGCGGAACTGGCCGCGGCCGCCGGTGAGGACCGTCTCCTCGCCACGGCGGGCCCGGTCCTCACCCACCTCCGTGACGTCACGGGCGAGAGCGCGCAGCTCTACCGTCGCCAGGGCGACATGCGCATCTGCGTCGCCGCGGCGGAACGCCTGTCCGGCCTTCGGGACACGGTCCCGGTCGGCTCGACGCTGACGATGAAGGCGGGCTCCTCGGCTCAGATCCTCATGGCCTGGGAGGAGCCGGAGCGCCTGCACCGGGGCCTGCAGGGCGCCCGCTTCACGGCGACGGCCCTCTCGGGCGTACGACGCCGAGGCTGGGCCCAGTCGATCGGCGAGCGCGAGCCGGGCGTCGCGTCCGTCTCCGCGCCGGTGCGCGGCCCGTCGAACCGCGTGGTGGCCGCGGTGTCCGTCTCCGGCCCCATCGAGCGTCTGACCCGTCACCCCGGCCGCATGCACGCCCAGGCGGTCATCGACGCCGCCGGCCGCCTCTCCGAGGCCCTGCGCCGCACCGGCTGA
- the leuC gene encoding 3-isopropylmalate dehydratase large subunit, which translates to MGRTLAEKVWDDHVVRRAEGEPDLLFIDLHLLHEVTSPQAFDGLRKSGRQVRRLDLTIATEDHNTPTLDIDKPIADPVSRVQLETLRKNAAEFGVRLHPLGDVEQGVVHVVGPQLGLTQPGMTVVCGDSHTSTHGAFGGLAFGIGTSQVEHVLATQTLPLVRPKTMAITVNGELPDGVTAKDLILAIIAKIGTGGGQGYVLEYRGSAIEKLSMEARMTICNMSIEAGARAGMIAPDQTTFDYLEGRPHAPKGEDWDAAVAYWKTLKTDDDAEFDAEVVIEAAELSPFVTWGTNPGQGAPLSASVPDPASYEDASERLAAEKALEYMGLEAGQPLRSIKVDTVFVGSCTNGRIEDLRAAAELVKGRKVADGVRMLVVPGSARVGLQAVSEGLDVVFKDAGAEWRHAGCSMCLGMNPDQLAPGERSASTSNRNFEGRQGKGGRTHLVSPQVAAATAVLGHLASPADLSDAETRTPAGV; encoded by the coding sequence ATGGGTAGGACACTCGCGGAGAAGGTCTGGGACGACCATGTCGTCCGGCGCGCCGAGGGCGAGCCCGACCTCCTCTTCATCGATCTGCACCTGCTGCACGAGGTGACCAGCCCGCAGGCCTTCGACGGCCTCCGCAAGAGCGGTCGCCAGGTGCGCCGGCTCGACCTGACCATCGCCACCGAGGACCACAACACCCCGACCCTCGACATCGACAAGCCCATCGCGGACCCGGTCTCCCGCGTCCAGCTGGAGACGCTGCGCAAGAACGCCGCCGAGTTCGGTGTGCGCCTGCACCCCCTGGGCGACGTCGAGCAGGGCGTCGTGCACGTCGTCGGCCCGCAGCTGGGCCTGACCCAGCCCGGTATGACGGTCGTCTGCGGTGACTCGCACACCTCCACGCACGGCGCCTTCGGCGGCCTCGCCTTCGGCATCGGCACCTCCCAGGTCGAGCACGTGCTGGCCACCCAGACGCTGCCGCTGGTCCGCCCGAAGACCATGGCCATCACGGTCAACGGCGAACTGCCCGACGGCGTCACCGCCAAGGACCTGATCCTGGCGATCATCGCCAAGATCGGCACGGGTGGCGGCCAGGGCTACGTCCTGGAATACCGCGGCTCCGCCATCGAGAAGCTCTCGATGGAGGCCCGGATGACCATCTGCAACATGTCGATCGAGGCCGGCGCCCGCGCGGGCATGATCGCCCCTGACCAGACCACCTTCGACTACCTCGAGGGCCGCCCGCACGCCCCCAAGGGCGAGGACTGGGACGCGGCCGTCGCGTACTGGAAGACGCTGAAGACCGACGACGACGCCGAGTTCGACGCCGAGGTCGTGATCGAGGCCGCCGAACTGTCGCCGTTCGTCACCTGGGGCACCAACCCCGGCCAGGGCGCGCCGCTTTCGGCGTCCGTCCCCGATCCGGCTTCGTACGAAGACGCTTCGGAGCGCCTCGCCGCCGAAAAGGCCCTGGAGTACATGGGGTTGGAGGCCGGTCAGCCGCTGCGCTCCATCAAGGTGGACACCGTCTTCGTAGGCTCGTGCACCAACGGCCGCATCGAGGACCTGCGCGCCGCCGCCGAGCTCGTCAAGGGCCGCAAAGTCGCCGACGGCGTACGGATGCTGGTCGTCCCGGGCTCCGCGCGGGTCGGTCTGCAGGCCGTCTCCGAGGGTCTGGACGTCGTCTTCAAGGACGCCGGCGCCGAGTGGCGGCACGCGGGCTGCTCGATGTGCCTGGGCATGAACCCCGACCAGCTGGCCCCCGGTGAGCGCTCCGCGTCCACCTCCAACCGCAACTTCGAGGGCCGGCAGGGCAAGGGCGGTCGTACCCACCTGGTGTCGCCGCAGGTCGCGGCGGCCACCGCGGTCCTGGGCCACCTGGCCTCCCCGGCCGACCTGTCCGACGCCGAGACCCGTACGCCCGCTGGAGTCTGA
- the leuD gene encoding 3-isopropylmalate dehydratase small subunit, which produces MEAFTKHTGRAVPLRRSNVDTDQIIPAHWLKKVTRDGFEDGLFEAWRKDGTFILNQPERQGATVLVAGPDFGTGSSREHAVWALQNYGFKTVISSRFADIFRGNSLKNGLLTVVLEQKIVDALWELTEKDPQAEITVDLEAREVRAEGITASFELDENSRWRLLNGLDDISITLQNEADIAAYEAKRPSFKPRTLQA; this is translated from the coding sequence ATGGAAGCATTCACCAAGCACACCGGCCGGGCCGTCCCGCTGCGCCGCTCCAACGTCGACACCGACCAGATCATCCCTGCTCACTGGCTCAAGAAGGTCACGCGGGACGGTTTCGAGGACGGGCTGTTCGAGGCCTGGCGCAAGGACGGGACGTTCATCCTCAACCAGCCCGAGCGGCAGGGCGCCACGGTGCTGGTCGCCGGTCCCGACTTCGGCACCGGTTCCTCCCGTGAGCACGCCGTGTGGGCGCTGCAGAACTACGGCTTCAAGACGGTCATCTCCTCGCGCTTCGCGGACATCTTCCGCGGCAACTCGCTCAAGAACGGCCTGCTCACGGTGGTTCTGGAGCAGAAGATCGTGGACGCGCTGTGGGAGCTCACGGAGAAGGACCCGCAGGCCGAGATCACCGTCGACCTGGAGGCCCGTGAGGTGCGCGCCGAGGGCATCACCGCCTCCTTCGAGCTGGACGAGAACTCCCGCTGGCGGCTGCTGAACGGCCTCGACGACATCTCGATCACCCTGCAGAACGAGGCCGACATCGCGGCCTACGAGGCGAAGCGGCCGTCGTTCAAGCCGCGCACGCTTCAGGCCTGA
- a CDS encoding HU family DNA-binding protein produces MNKAQLVEAIADKMGGRQQAADAVDHVLDAIVRAVVSGERVSVTGFGSFEKVDRPARYARNPQTGERVRVKKTSVPRFRAGQGFKDLVSGSKKLPRGGEVAVKKAPKGSLTGGAAATVKKAAAKKTTKAAAAKKTTAKKTTAKKTTATAKKTTAKKAPAKKTTTAAKKTTTAKKTTAKKATAKKAPAKKATAKKAPAKKSTARKTTAKATARKR; encoded by the coding sequence GTGAACAAGGCGCAGCTCGTAGAAGCGATTGCCGACAAGATGGGCGGCCGCCAGCAGGCCGCCGATGCTGTCGACCACGTACTGGACGCGATCGTCCGCGCGGTCGTCTCGGGTGAGCGGGTTTCGGTCACCGGCTTCGGTTCGTTCGAGAAGGTCGACCGGCCTGCTCGTTACGCCCGCAACCCTCAGACGGGCGAGCGGGTTCGGGTCAAGAAGACCTCTGTTCCGCGCTTCCGTGCCGGTCAGGGCTTCAAGGACCTGGTGAGCGGCTCGAAGAAGCTGCCGCGGGGTGGCGAGGTCGCCGTCAAGAAGGCGCCCAAGGGCAGCCTGACCGGTGGTGCCGCGGCGACGGTCAAGAAGGCCGCCGCGAAGAAGACCACCAAGGCGGCCGCCGCCAAGAAGACCACGGCGAAGAAGACGACGGCCAAGAAGACCACGGCCACCGCCAAGAAGACCACCGCGAAGAAGGCGCCGGCGAAGAAGACCACGACGGCCGCCAAGAAGACGACCACGGCGAAGAAGACCACGGCCAAGAAGGCGACGGCCAAGAAGGCCCCGGCGAAGAAGGCGACCGCCAAGAAGGCGCCCGCCAAGAAGTCGACGGCTCGCAAGACCACCGCCAAGGCCACCGCCCGCAAGAGGTAG
- the cofC gene encoding 2-phospho-L-lactate guanylyltransferase: protein MQWTLVIPLKPLARAKSRLSDTASDGLRPGLALAFAQDTVAAALACPAVKDVAVVTNDALAGRELGALGAHIVPDEPAGGLNAALAHAAAAVRSSRPESAVAALNADLPALRPLELARVLDSAAEFPRSFLPDAAAIGTTLLAASPGRELLPAFGTDSRARHRASGAVELPLAEVDSVRQDVDTGDDLRAALALGVGRRTAAAAARLLIEER from the coding sequence GTGCAGTGGACCTTGGTCATACCCCTGAAGCCCTTGGCGCGGGCGAAGAGCAGGCTCTCGGACACCGCGTCGGACGGGCTGCGCCCGGGCCTGGCCCTCGCATTCGCCCAGGACACGGTGGCGGCGGCACTGGCCTGCCCGGCGGTGAAGGATGTGGCCGTCGTCACGAACGACGCCCTGGCCGGCCGCGAGCTGGGCGCACTTGGCGCGCATATCGTGCCGGACGAGCCCGCCGGCGGCCTGAACGCGGCGCTGGCGCACGCGGCGGCGGCCGTACGGTCATCCCGCCCCGAAAGCGCCGTAGCGGCCCTGAACGCCGATCTTCCGGCTCTGCGCCCACTGGAATTGGCCCGGGTCCTGGACTCGGCCGCGGAATTCCCGCGCTCTTTTCTCCCGGACGCGGCAGCAATCGGCACGACTCTGCTGGCCGCGAGCCCGGGCCGGGAATTGCTGCCGGCATTCGGCACGGATTCCCGGGCCCGTCATCGCGCGTCAGGGGCCGTGGAACTTCCCCTTGCGGAGGTGGATTCCGTACGCCAGGACGTGGACACCGGCGACGACCTGCGGGCCGCGCTGGCTTTGGGCGTGGGCCGGCGAACGGCGGCGGCAGCCGCACGCCTCCTGATCGAGGAGCGGTAG
- a CDS encoding lysophospholipid acyltransferase family protein → MPRRRIGFWYRFAAVLCKPPLVVLIKRDWRGMVHIPAEGGFITAVNHNSHIDPFAYAHFQYNTGRVPRFLAKSGLFKKGFVGAAMRGTGQIPVYRETTDALSAFRAAIDAVERGECVAFYPEGTITRDPEQWPMTGKTGAARVALQTKCPVIPVAQWGANELLPPYTKKLNLLPRKTHQVLAGPPVDLARFYDKEMTPELLKEATEVIMAAITRQLEEIRGEKAPERPYDPRQERIEQRRRTAAQNRQTQPRAEQEKAGQEEGQGT, encoded by the coding sequence GTGCCCCGCCGCAGAATCGGCTTCTGGTATCGCTTCGCCGCGGTGCTCTGCAAACCGCCGCTGGTGGTTCTGATCAAGCGGGACTGGCGTGGAATGGTGCACATTCCGGCCGAGGGCGGATTTATCACCGCGGTGAACCACAATTCGCACATCGATCCCTTCGCGTACGCGCACTTTCAGTACAACACCGGCCGGGTTCCGCGATTCCTGGCGAAGAGCGGGCTTTTCAAGAAGGGATTCGTCGGTGCCGCGATGCGCGGCACCGGGCAGATCCCCGTCTACCGGGAGACCACGGACGCGCTGAGCGCCTTCCGGGCCGCGATCGACGCCGTGGAGCGCGGCGAGTGCGTCGCGTTCTACCCCGAGGGCACGATTACCCGGGACCCGGAACAGTGGCCGATGACCGGCAAGACCGGTGCCGCACGCGTCGCCCTGCAGACCAAGTGCCCGGTGATCCCGGTGGCGCAGTGGGGCGCCAACGAACTGCTGCCGCCCTACACCAAGAAGCTCAACCTCCTTCCGCGCAAGACCCACCAGGTGCTCGCGGGCCCGCCCGTGGATCTCGCGCGCTTCTACGACAAGGAGATGACCCCGGAGCTGCTGAAGGAGGCGACCGAGGTCATCATGGCCGCCATCACCCGCCAGCTGGAGGAGATCCGCGGCGAGAAGGCGCCCGAGAGGCCGTACGATCCGCGTCAGGAGCGCATCGAGCAGCGGCGCCGCACTGCCGCGCAGAACCGGCAGACGCAGCCGAGGGCCGAGCAGGAAAAGGCCGGGCAGGAAGAGGGGCAGGGCACGTGA
- a CDS encoding NAD(P)H-dependent glycerol-3-phosphate dehydrogenase, which yields MSKPVKAAVLSAGSWGTAFGIVLADAGCEVTLWARRPEVAEAINSTRTNPDYFPGVELPQGMRATTDPAEAMAGADFTVLSVPSQTLRANLAEWTPMLAPGTVLVSLMKGVELGTAMRMSEVIEDVAKVGHDRIAVVTGPNLAREIAARMPAAAVVACTDESVAQRLQAACHTPYFRPYTETDVVGCELGGAVKNVIGLAVGIADGMGLGDNAKGSLITRGLAETARLGVVLGADPLTFAGLAGLGDLVATCSSPLSRNHTFGTNLGKGMTLQETIAVTKQTAEGVKSCESVLDLARRHGVDMPITETVVGIVHEGKPPVVALKELMSRSAKPERR from the coding sequence GTGAGCAAGCCCGTCAAGGCGGCAGTTCTGAGTGCTGGTTCGTGGGGCACTGCCTTCGGCATCGTCCTCGCCGACGCGGGCTGCGAGGTCACCCTGTGGGCGCGTCGCCCCGAGGTCGCCGAGGCCATCAACTCGACCCGTACGAACCCCGACTACTTCCCCGGCGTCGAGCTGCCGCAGGGCATGCGGGCGACCACGGACCCCGCGGAGGCCATGGCCGGCGCCGACTTCACGGTGCTGTCCGTCCCCTCCCAGACCCTGCGCGCCAACCTCGCCGAGTGGACGCCGATGCTGGCGCCGGGCACGGTCCTCGTCTCCCTGATGAAGGGCGTCGAACTGGGCACCGCCATGCGGATGAGCGAGGTCATCGAGGACGTGGCCAAGGTCGGCCACGACCGCATCGCCGTGGTCACCGGACCCAACCTCGCCCGCGAGATCGCCGCGCGGATGCCGGCCGCCGCCGTGGTCGCCTGCACCGACGAGTCCGTCGCCCAGCGCCTCCAGGCCGCCTGTCACACGCCGTACTTCAGGCCGTACACCGAGACCGACGTGGTGGGCTGTGAGCTGGGCGGTGCCGTGAAGAACGTCATCGGGCTCGCCGTCGGTATCGCGGACGGCATGGGGCTCGGCGACAATGCCAAGGGCTCGCTCATCACGCGGGGCCTCGCCGAGACCGCTCGGCTCGGTGTCGTGCTGGGTGCCGACCCGCTGACGTTCGCCGGACTCGCGGGCCTGGGCGACCTGGTGGCGACCTGCTCCTCGCCGCTGTCCCGCAACCACACCTTCGGTACGAACCTCGGCAAGGGCATGACCCTCCAGGAGACCATCGCGGTCACCAAGCAGACCGCCGAGGGCGTCAAGTCCTGTGAGTCCGTGCTGGATCTGGCCCGTCGGCACGGTGTCGACATGCCCATCACGGAGACGGTCGTCGGCATCGTCCATGAGGGCAAGCCGCCGGTGGTCGCCCTCAAGGAGCTCATGTCGCGCAGCGCGAAGCCCGAGCGACGCTGA